One Oryza sativa Japonica Group chromosome 8, ASM3414082v1 DNA window includes the following coding sequences:
- the LOC107276201 gene encoding dioscorin DB3S: MSSARRLLLLAGAAAAIALLLSATAPVAGAEDDGYSYIPGSPRGPQNWGSLKPEWATCSSGKMQSPINLGLLDLTLAPGLGNLNYTYKNANASVVNRGHDIMVRFDGDAGSLKINGTAYQLRQMHWHTPSEHTIDGRRYDMELHMVHLNAQNQAAVIGILYTIGTTPDEFLQKMEPYIIAISNQEGKEKMVVGGADPNVAKGKDTVYYRYMGSFTTPPCTEGVIWTVVRKVHTVSLSQITLLKAAVLMGNENNARPLQDVNNREIDLFFPLPLINN; this comes from the exons ATGAGTTcagctcgccgcctcctcctcctcgccggcgccgctgccgccatcgcACTCCTGCTCTCGGCCACTGCCCCGGTggccggagccgaggacgaCGGCTACAGCTACATCCCTGGCTCGCCCAGGGGGCCGCAGAACTGGGGCAGCCTGAAACCGGAATGGGCCACCTGCAGCAGCGGTAAGATGCAGTCGCCAATCaacctcggcctcctcgacctCACCTTGGCTCCCGGCCTCGGCAACCTCAACTACACCTACAAGAACGCCAACGCCTCCGTCGTCAACCGTGGCCACGACATCATGGTTAGGTTTGACGGCGACGCTGGTAGCCTAAAGATAAATGGCACGGCGTACCAGCTCCGGCAAATGCACTGGCATACGCCGTCGGAGCACACCATCGATGGCCGGAGGTATGACATGGAGCTACATATGGTGCACCTCAATGCCCAGAACCAGGCCGCCGTCATTGGCATCCTCTACACCATCGGCACCACCCCGGACGAGTTTCTGCAAAAG ATGGAGCCTTATATAATTGCGATATCAAACCAAGAAGGTAAAGAGAAGATGGTCGTTGGTGGGGCGGATCCAAATGTAGCCAAGGGAAAGGATACCGTGTACTATCGCTACATGGGCTCCTTTACCACACCACCTTGCACGGAGGGGGTCATCTGGACCGTTGTCAGGAAG gTGCACACCGTGTCACTGTCCCAAATCACACTTCTCAAGGCAGCTGTGCTCATG GGTAATGAGAACAACGCGAGACCCCTCCAGGATGTGAACAACAGGGAGATTGACCTGTTCTTTCCTCTTCCTCTGATCAATAACTGA